ttgcacatttgttgtaattaaaatataataataataaaacattaggCACAGTACTTTATAAATAAAGACTCAATTCTAGTGGCACTTGTTACTAtccttgttattttgtttatttttattttgaggggtgggggaacaAAGCCTTCTTGTGCTAGTCCATTCAAGAAGAATCATGTGCATCAGGGGCCTGACACTTCCCTGTGATGCTCTCCACCTGCCTATAGATAGATAATGCATTCTAAGGCACAGATAATGTGATGGAATTCATCTCATTGGGTATAAATTAGAGACTTTGATGACTTGGGCCTATGCAAGAGGGGAAAGCAAGTTGGAGAAAAGCAAATATCTAGTACACATCTAACTCTTATGGAGTGGAGGTATTTTCAAATACTTGAATCACCACAAGAGCTCTATGGACACAGACATTATTAAACCCAAATCATCTGTCACATTTCCATGCCACCATCAGGAGCTTGAGGGACAGAATGTTCTGTGGAAGGTTCTCTTCATGGCATTCTTCAGCTCCTTATTCCTGAGGCTGAAGATGATCGGGCTAAGAAAGGGGGTGAAGACTGTATAGGTGGTGGCCATCAGAGTGTTACTGTCCATGGAACGGGAGCCCTTGGGCTTGAGGTAGATGATGGAGGCAAAACCGTAGTGCACAATCACTATGGTGAGGTGGGACACACATGTGGAGAAGGTCTTGTGCCGGCCCTCAGCTGAGGGGATCCTCAAGATGGCGGCCACGATGAAGACATAGGAGAGGACGATGAGGAATAAGCACCCCATCAGGGCTGTGACACAAACCAGGATGACACCCATGGTGACATACAATGTCTCCTTCTCACAGGCCAACTTCAAGAGAGAAAGCACATGGCAGACAAAGTGGTGGATCTCATTAGACCCACAGAAGGTGAGATGAAAAACTATCAGTGTCAACATCATCCCCATGACTGAGCCACCAGCCCAGGACCAGGACACGAGACGGGCACAGTCACGTGTGCTCATGAGCACGTTGTAGTGCAGAGGGtggcagatggccacgtagcggtcatagCCCATGATCATGAGCAGGAAGGAGTGGGTGAAGCCAAACGTGAAGGAGAAGAACATCTGGCTGGCACAGGCCACGAAGGAGATGGAGCGGTGGGTGGAGAGCATGTCGACCAGCATTCGAGGGGTGACAGCAACAGTGAACAGAATCTCGGAGATGGAGAGGGCGCACAGGAAGAGGTACATGGGCGTGTGGAGGCTGCGCTCCCTCCAGATGGTGGCCATGATGAGCAGGTTGCCCAGGAGTGTGAACAGGTACATGAGCAGGTACAGcaggaagaaggcaggcaggagatGCTGAGGGAAGGTGGAGAAGCCGAT
The genomic region above belongs to Camelus ferus isolate YT-003-E chromosome 22, BCGSAC_Cfer_1.0, whole genome shotgun sequence and contains:
- the LOC116659134 gene encoding olfactory receptor 10H3-like, whose translation is FNCSDFILFLISPDAASLSGQNYSTVSEFILIGFSTFPQHLLPAFFLLYLLMYLFTLLGNLLIMATIWRERSLHTPMYLFLCALSISEILFTVAVTPRMLVDMLSTHRSISFVACASQMFFSFTFGFTHSFLLMIMGYDRYVAICHPLHYNVLMSTRDCARLVSWSWAGGSVMGMMLTLIVFHLTFCGSNEIHHFVCHVLSLLKLACEKETLYVTMGVILVCVTALMGCLFLIVLSYVFIVAAILRIPSAEGRHKTFSTCVSHLTIVIVHYGFASIIYLKPKGSRSMDSNTLMATTYTVFTPFLSPIIFSLRNKELKNAMKRTFHRTFCPSSS